A single region of the Plantactinospora soyae genome encodes:
- a CDS encoding helix-turn-helix transcriptional regulator translates to MLTADVPSPRDGRANELRLQIRELIREARQQRKISQADLGSAIGKNRFLIIRIEKGEQDLTLDQAEQLDQVLGTTELAALVRRLGDTAGTTADNQRDPVVRRLLRETPALESVTIVVADDLDVFGTIYDSSSDSPRLDAREVNIIFPSVERERQLFGGQPLYGHIEYQIKHLADLQGSEYRPFGSLRVFESDDVLTSCVIASTRTGTQCAYWPPLPIATKVQGGKLPVMSTVDTYTNGRLEAHVAHLLAGREPLRTNEALCRVDEATTKPRFTRYFAVGTDQEEDVAEDEGFAVALVLAVALCPRKHYGVAPRVIMYKRPSARHDRGRLSLFSNNVDDADIRAARSIEAGTDPEVARSTRGALAATLDINDYLRGKDGVIPDLAFQIAAAREFAMFGLDVAPERLRPIQLPTDLRLIHKPAAGGRPRAAVAPHVFALELDPTGAEPELDVLSATADSEVIGIDDIAESSRLNSFLVMARDGGFLLPLMESLGVAGR, encoded by the coding sequence ATGCTAACGGCGGACGTTCCGTCCCCCAGGGATGGCCGCGCCAACGAACTCCGGTTACAGATCCGGGAACTGATCAGGGAAGCCCGGCAGCAGCGGAAGATCAGCCAGGCCGATCTGGGCAGCGCCATCGGCAAGAACCGCTTCCTGATCATCCGGATCGAGAAGGGCGAGCAGGACCTCACGCTCGACCAGGCCGAACAGCTCGACCAGGTGCTGGGGACGACCGAACTGGCGGCGTTGGTCCGCCGGCTCGGTGACACCGCCGGAACCACGGCGGACAACCAGCGAGACCCGGTGGTCCGAAGGCTGCTGCGCGAAACGCCAGCCCTGGAGTCGGTCACGATCGTCGTCGCGGACGACCTGGACGTCTTCGGAACGATCTACGACAGCAGCAGCGACTCGCCCCGGTTGGACGCCCGCGAGGTCAACATCATCTTTCCGAGTGTGGAACGGGAACGCCAGCTCTTCGGCGGCCAACCGTTGTACGGGCACATCGAATACCAGATCAAGCACCTGGCAGACCTGCAGGGCTCGGAGTACCGCCCGTTCGGCAGCTTGCGGGTGTTCGAGTCGGACGATGTCCTCACCTCCTGTGTGATCGCCAGTACGAGGACCGGTACCCAGTGCGCGTACTGGCCGCCGCTGCCGATCGCGACCAAGGTGCAGGGCGGCAAGTTGCCGGTCATGTCGACCGTCGACACCTACACCAACGGACGACTTGAGGCTCATGTCGCACACCTACTGGCCGGTCGTGAGCCCCTGCGCACCAACGAGGCACTGTGCCGGGTCGACGAGGCCACGACCAAGCCGCGATTCACCCGCTACTTCGCGGTGGGTACGGACCAGGAGGAGGACGTCGCGGAGGACGAAGGATTCGCCGTGGCGCTCGTCCTGGCCGTCGCGCTCTGCCCGCGCAAGCACTACGGCGTGGCGCCGAGGGTGATCATGTACAAGCGGCCGAGTGCCAGACACGACCGGGGCCGCCTGTCGTTGTTCAGTAACAACGTCGACGATGCCGACATCCGGGCCGCCCGGTCGATCGAGGCGGGCACCGACCCGGAGGTGGCTCGCTCGACGCGTGGCGCCCTGGCGGCGACCCTCGACATCAACGACTATCTGAGGGGCAAGGATGGCGTGATACCCGACCTCGCCTTTCAGATCGCGGCTGCCCGCGAGTTCGCGATGTTCGGCCTGGACGTGGCGCCGGAGCGCCTGCGGCCGATACAACTCCCCACCGACCTGCGATTGATCCATAAACCGGCGGCGGGTGGACGGCCCCGCGCGGCCGTGGCTCCGCACGTCTTCGCCCTCGAACTCGATCCCACTGGCGCGGAGCCGGAGTTGGACGTCCTCTCCGCGACCGCCGACAGCGAGGTCATCGGCATCGACGACATCGCCGAGAGTTCACGCCTGAACAGCTTCCTCGTGATGGCCCGGGACGGTGGCTTCCTCCTCCCACTGATGGAGAGTCTGGGAGTGGCGGGGCGATGA
- the htpG gene encoding molecular chaperone HtpG: protein MSTGTETFEFQAEARQLLQLMVHSIYSNKDIFLRELISNASDALDKVRLAAFADKDLAVDTSDLHIDLEIDSEARTLTVRDNGVGMSRDEVIILIGTIAKSGTAELMQKIRESKDAAGSQELIGQFGVGFYSSFMVADKVTLLTRRAGEDTATRWESDGGATYVIETVDDAPQGTAVTLHLRPEDKDDQLFDYTAGWKVREIVKRYSDFIAWPIRMAVERTDNDGNTTSEIQTLNSMKALWARSKDDVKEDEYKEFYRHLSHDWSDPLEIIHMRAEGTFEYESLLFIPSRAPFDLFTRSAKRGVQLYVKRVFIMDDCQELMPEYLRFVKGVVDAQDLSLNISREILQQDRHIQLMRRRLVKKVLSTVKGIMASDAERYQTFWSEFGRAVKEGLLDDHDNQKTILDISSFASTRDQDELTTLAQYVERMKDGQTEIYYSTGESRSTIENSPHLEAFRAKGYEVLLLTDPVDEMWVQSVQDYDGKRFQSIAKGQVDLDTEEEKANAGPEREQQEKDFAELLSWMTDQLGENVKEVRLSSRLTTSPACIVGDAQDMTPTLEKMYRAMGQEMPTVKRILELNPTHPLVTGLREAHGQRKEDASVAETAELLYGMALLAEGGELSDPARFTRLLADRLARTL from the coding sequence ATGAGCACCGGGACTGAGACTTTCGAGTTCCAGGCCGAGGCGCGTCAGCTTCTGCAGCTGATGGTTCATTCGATCTATTCGAACAAGGACATCTTCCTGCGGGAACTCATTTCGAACGCCTCCGACGCGCTGGACAAAGTGCGGCTGGCCGCCTTCGCCGACAAGGATCTGGCGGTCGACACCTCCGACCTGCACATCGACCTGGAGATCGACTCCGAGGCGCGTACGCTCACCGTCCGGGACAACGGGGTCGGCATGTCCCGGGACGAGGTGATCATCCTCATCGGCACCATCGCCAAGTCCGGTACGGCGGAACTGATGCAGAAGATCAGGGAGTCGAAGGACGCGGCCGGCTCGCAGGAACTGATCGGGCAGTTCGGCGTCGGCTTCTACTCCAGCTTCATGGTCGCCGACAAGGTCACCCTGCTGACCCGGCGTGCGGGTGAGGACACCGCGACCCGGTGGGAGTCCGACGGCGGGGCCACCTATGTGATCGAGACGGTGGACGACGCCCCGCAGGGCACCGCCGTCACCCTGCACCTCCGGCCGGAGGACAAGGACGACCAGCTGTTCGACTACACGGCCGGCTGGAAGGTCAGGGAGATCGTCAAGCGCTACTCCGACTTCATCGCCTGGCCGATCAGGATGGCCGTCGAGCGGACCGACAACGACGGCAACACGACGTCCGAGATCCAGACGCTCAACTCGATGAAGGCGCTCTGGGCGCGGTCGAAGGACGACGTCAAGGAAGACGAGTACAAGGAGTTCTACCGGCACCTGAGCCATGACTGGTCCGACCCGCTGGAGATCATCCATATGCGGGCCGAGGGGACGTTCGAATACGAGAGCCTGCTCTTCATTCCGTCCCGCGCCCCGTTCGACCTGTTCACGCGCTCGGCCAAGCGCGGCGTCCAGTTGTACGTCAAGCGGGTGTTCATCATGGACGACTGCCAGGAACTCATGCCGGAGTACCTGCGCTTCGTCAAGGGTGTGGTGGACGCCCAGGACCTGTCGCTCAACATCTCCCGGGAGATCCTCCAGCAGGACCGGCACATCCAGCTGATGCGCCGCCGCCTGGTCAAGAAGGTGTTGTCGACGGTCAAGGGCATCATGGCCAGTGACGCCGAGCGTTATCAGACGTTCTGGTCCGAGTTCGGTCGTGCGGTCAAGGAAGGGCTGCTCGACGACCACGACAACCAGAAGACGATCCTCGACATCAGCTCCTTCGCCTCGACCCGCGACCAGGACGAGTTGACCACCCTCGCGCAGTACGTCGAGCGGATGAAGGACGGCCAGACCGAGATCTACTACTCGACCGGCGAATCGCGCTCGACGATCGAGAACTCGCCGCACCTGGAGGCGTTCCGGGCCAAGGGCTACGAGGTGCTGCTGCTCACCGACCCGGTCGACGAGATGTGGGTCCAGTCGGTCCAGGACTACGACGGCAAGCGGTTCCAGTCGATCGCGAAGGGCCAGGTCGACCTCGACACCGAGGAGGAGAAGGCCAACGCCGGTCCGGAGCGCGAGCAGCAGGAGAAGGACTTCGCCGAGCTGCTCTCCTGGATGACGGACCAACTCGGCGAGAACGTCAAGGAGGTACGGCTCTCGTCCCGGCTGACCACCTCGCCGGCCTGCATCGTCGGCGATGCCCAGGACATGACTCCGACCCTGGAGAAGATGTACCGGGCGATGGGGCAGGAGATGCCGACCGTCAAGCGGATCCTGGAGCTGAACCCCACACATCCGCTGGTGACCGGGCTGCGGGAGGCACACGGGCAGCGCAAGGAGGACGCCTCGGTGGCCGAGACCGCGGAGCTGCTCTACGGGATGGCGCTGCTGGCCGAGGGCGGCGAACTGAGCGATCCGGCCCGGTTCACCCGGCTGCTCGCCGACCGGCTGGCCCGTACCCTCTGA
- a CDS encoding VOC family protein: MLLRHVTIDCADPYELAGFWSKVTGWPVSDVDKPGDDEVLVEAPAPVPGLLFIRVPEAKTVKNRVHFDWVPTELTRDEEVERIVALGAKLHEDHRTAEGRGWVTLLDPEGNEFCVEQGKPTPVG; this comes from the coding sequence ATGTTGCTGCGCCACGTGACCATTGACTGTGCCGATCCGTACGAGCTGGCGGGATTCTGGAGCAAGGTGACCGGTTGGCCGGTGTCCGATGTGGACAAGCCGGGTGACGACGAGGTGCTCGTCGAGGCACCCGCACCCGTGCCGGGCCTCCTGTTCATCCGGGTTCCGGAGGCCAAGACGGTGAAGAACCGGGTCCACTTCGACTGGGTGCCGACCGAGCTGACCCGGGACGAGGAGGTGGAGCGCATCGTCGCCCTCGGTGCCAAGCTGCACGAGGACCACCGCACCGCCGAGGGGCGTGGCTGGGTCACCCTGCTCGACCCGGAGGGCAACGAGTTCTGCGTCGAGCAGGGCAAGCCCACGCCCGTCGGCTAG
- a CDS encoding diacylglycerol/lipid kinase family protein: MSTLLTDSSATAATPGPEPTPVPVGRVAVVAHRKKVLGGGLDELRSRLRGAGVEDLLWYEVPKSRKAPKKVRKALKEGAELIFVWGGDGMVQRCADALAGSDTTLAILPAGTANLLATNLGIPADLPEALQIGLTGPRRAIDLGRLNGEHFAVMAGAGFDGEMIRDADRELKDKLGRLAYVWTGLRHVRSETTRLRITVDGDEWFDGEASCVLFGNVGTVTGGIPAFDDARPDDGCLEVGVATASGVLEWARTLGQMAVGRSDESPFVRITRGRKIDVRFAEPMTYELDGGARDRVKRLKARVVPAGLTLCVPERRP, translated from the coding sequence ATGAGCACCCTGCTGACCGACTCCTCCGCCACCGCTGCGACCCCGGGACCCGAACCGACACCCGTGCCGGTCGGCCGGGTCGCGGTCGTCGCCCATCGCAAGAAGGTCCTCGGCGGGGGCCTGGACGAGCTGCGTTCCCGGTTGCGCGGCGCCGGGGTCGAGGATCTGCTCTGGTACGAGGTGCCGAAGAGTCGCAAGGCGCCGAAGAAGGTCCGTAAGGCGCTCAAGGAGGGCGCCGAGCTGATCTTCGTGTGGGGCGGGGACGGGATGGTGCAGCGCTGCGCCGACGCGCTGGCCGGCTCGGATACCACCCTGGCGATCCTGCCCGCCGGTACGGCGAACCTGCTCGCCACTAACCTGGGCATTCCGGCCGATCTGCCCGAAGCACTCCAGATCGGGCTGACCGGGCCGCGTCGGGCGATCGACCTCGGCCGGCTGAACGGCGAGCACTTCGCGGTGATGGCCGGCGCCGGCTTCGACGGCGAAATGATCCGGGACGCGGACCGTGAACTCAAGGACAAGCTCGGCCGGCTGGCGTACGTCTGGACCGGGCTGCGGCACGTCCGGAGCGAGACCACGCGGCTGCGGATAACGGTGGACGGAGACGAGTGGTTCGACGGCGAGGCGAGCTGCGTGCTGTTCGGCAACGTCGGCACGGTCACCGGTGGGATTCCCGCGTTCGACGACGCCCGTCCCGACGACGGCTGCCTGGAGGTGGGTGTGGCGACCGCCAGCGGGGTGCTGGAGTGGGCCCGCACGCTCGGCCAGATGGCCGTGGGCCGGTCCGACGAGTCGCCGTTCGTCCGGATCACCCGGGGGCGCAAGATCGACGTCAGGTTCGCCGAACCGATGACGTACGAGCTGGACGGGGGAGCGCGGGACCGGGTGAAGCGGCTGAAGGCCCGGGTCGTACCGGCGGGGTTGACCCTCTGCGTACCCGAGCGGCGTCCCTGA
- a CDS encoding phosphotransferase family protein: MPTDARADESLAPDWRAESDSWMAERLAALGGRSTGPVRTVRVRAWSILRQVPTSTGVVWFKANVPGNGFEAAVVEALAGWAPDFVVPPLAVDPDRGWLLSPDGGPTLRAAMADRPDPDRWAELLSRYAELQRLVAPHGDRLVGLGLPDLRPGRMPAALADLLADPTVILAAPVRAALVALIPEYDRWCAELAADGLPPSIQHDDLHDDNVFVGGERLRFFDWGDACLAHPFGTLLVTLNAAANRFGFDPTGPELARLRDAYLEPWTGPCGRAGLLRSVRLALRVAKVGRALSWRRALAGATDPGWQAALGGPPRIAPEHASAVGAWLERLTEPEPEPG; encoded by the coding sequence GTGCCAACTGATGCTCGGGCCGACGAGAGCCTCGCCCCGGACTGGCGTGCCGAGAGCGACTCGTGGATGGCGGAACGGCTGGCGGCGCTCGGCGGCAGGAGCACCGGGCCGGTGCGGACCGTCCGGGTCCGGGCCTGGTCGATTCTGCGCCAGGTGCCGACCAGCACCGGCGTGGTGTGGTTCAAGGCGAACGTACCGGGCAACGGGTTCGAGGCGGCCGTGGTCGAGGCGCTCGCGGGCTGGGCGCCGGACTTCGTCGTACCTCCGTTGGCGGTCGACCCGGACCGGGGCTGGCTGCTCTCCCCCGATGGTGGGCCGACGCTGCGGGCGGCGATGGCCGACCGGCCCGACCCGGACCGCTGGGCGGAACTGCTCTCCAGGTACGCCGAATTGCAGCGCCTCGTGGCCCCGCACGGTGACCGGCTGGTCGGTCTCGGCCTACCGGACCTGCGGCCCGGCCGGATGCCGGCGGCCCTGGCCGACCTGCTGGCCGACCCGACGGTCATCCTGGCCGCGCCGGTCCGGGCCGCGCTGGTCGCGCTGATCCCCGAGTACGACCGTTGGTGTGCCGAACTCGCCGCCGACGGACTGCCGCCGTCGATCCAGCACGACGACCTGCACGACGACAACGTCTTCGTCGGCGGCGAGAGACTGCGGTTCTTCGACTGGGGCGACGCCTGTCTCGCCCATCCGTTCGGCACCCTGCTGGTGACGCTGAACGCCGCCGCCAACCGGTTCGGGTTCGATCCGACCGGACCGGAGCTGGCCCGGCTCCGGGACGCCTACCTGGAGCCGTGGACCGGACCGTGTGGCCGGGCCGGACTGCTCCGGTCGGTTCGGCTCGCGCTGCGGGTGGCGAAGGTGGGCCGGGCCCTCTCCTGGCGGCGGGCGCTGGCGGGCGCGACTGACCCGGGGTGGCAGGCTGCCCTCGGCGGTCCGCCCCGGATCGCGCCCGAGCACGCGAGCGCGGTCGGCGCCTGGCTGGAGAGGCTCACCGAGCCCGAACCCGAGCCCGGCTAG